The window CGATGACGGCCTGCTTGGCGACCGACAGTGCGTACTGGCAGAAGCCATCCAGGCGTCGAGCCTGCTTGCGATCCATATCCATGGTCGGATCGTAGCCGTCCAACTCGCAGGCGAATTTCGACGCGAACGGTTCGGTGTCGAACTTGGTGATCGTCGCGGCTCCGCTCCGACCCGCCATCATTCCTCGCCAGAACTCGTCAACGGACAAGCCAATGGGGGTAAGTGCCCCCATCCCGGTTACGACAACCCTTCGAGCTCTGTTTTGCATAAGAAGATCAACGCGAAAGCGTTGGGATCAGCTGCCAACCTTCTCGCTCAGGTAGGTAACGGCGTCACCGACCGTTCCAATATTCTCAGCTTCCTCGTCTGGAATCGTCAGGTCGAACTCCTTCTCGAACTCCATAATGAGCTCGACCGTGTCAAGTGAGTCTGCGCCGAGATCATTCGTGAACGATGCCTCAGGCGTGATGTCAGCCTCGTCGACGCCGAGTTTTTCAACGATGATGGCACTGACCTTTGAGGCGATATCGTTTGACATGGGATGGTCTCCGTCAATTTGTACGTGCGGCCCGCAGCAACCCGAAATAATACCCGGAAACGCGTTTTTCGCGTCCTCAGTGCTGCACAGAACCGCAAAAGCTACACTAGGCCCGCGCCATAAGCAATTTGCCTGACGATGCTTGATGCAGACTTCGAATAGCCCGACCAGGAATCCGTCGCAAGACTTTGGCCTGTTTGGACCGGCGCCATCGGGTATTTTTTGGCGAATCTATCTCGCTTCGAAGGCGTTTGCTAGTTCATTGTTTCCTCGTTCCTCGGCGTTGGATCCAGCAACGGCCTCTCGAGAAGAACCCTAAACAGTTAACATTCTGACTATGTCCTACCTGTTCACATCCGAATCTGTGTCAGAGGGTCACCCTGACAAGGTCGCGGATCAAATCTCGGACGCCATCCTCGACGCCCTGCTGAAGGAGGATCCGGAAAGCCGTGTCGCGGTGGAAACCCTCGTAACAACCGGCCTGGTAGTGCTGTCCGGTGAGGTCACCTCCGATGGATACGTCGACGTTCAGGAGATCGCCAG of the Rhodothermales bacterium genome contains:
- a CDS encoding acyl carrier protein gives rise to the protein MSNDIASKVSAIIVEKLGVDEADITPEASFTNDLGADSLDTVELIMEFEKEFDLTIPDEEAENIGTVGDAVTYLSEKVGS